CTACGCACTAGATCACGGTAACAGTCAACATAATCTACCTCAATAAAACACATTGAATCAAAAATGCTTCCAATagatctattaaaaaaaaaaaaagtccaaacaCCTCgaaattcaaattataacatTTCGCAAAAATGCTTGAGAAAACAATTAGATAGAGCTTTTGCATACAAAAATTGGACATGTTCAAAGGCTAATtttccaataaataaaaaatcaaaatcaaaatttaacacattgaaccaaaaaagaagCTTCTAATTCTTCGAATCATATAGGATTGGTATCGGAATCGAGCTTACATGAAGAAAGAGGCGGTGACGACGAGTCCGATCGCGAGCATGAGGACCGATAGGGTTGGGTACCACGCGTCTGGGATGGGACTCGCAATCGCTTTCGGAGcctaacaaaaaaagaaaaaaaaagaaaaagaaaaaagagaaatggaTCTTAGAGAAAATCGCAAACAAAGAAATCGGTTTCGAAATGAAAGCGTGCGAGAATCAAGCGGTTTTATACTTACCATGGcgcagaggaagaagaagaagaagaagaaagaatgatattattattatctctgCTTGGGATCGAGGACTGTGAACTCAGGcgctagtgtttttttttttttttttgataagcagcGCTAGTGTTGAACTTGGAGGTCTGGGTCAATATCAATATTAGACCCGATTGGGTTCCTTGGATAAATCTAACGGTTCATTGCTTGACACGTCAGCAAAACAACAGAGGGAGCtaccaggaaaagaaaaaaaaaaaaggtaattggAGGTAATTATTGATTAAACGCACAAAATGCTGGTGAAGAAAGAAgacaattttggtaaattaattattataagaaaattttaattaaaattaattattctaaaaaaaattaattgaattatgaattattccaaaatccaataaaatttatataattataagaCGTAAAAATTAAAGGACACGACTTGTGTCCAGTGTATTAGTGCACTAAACACGTTGAGATACGGACATATATTCAACATTGGACATGTGTCTACATCATATCATGTCCAGCGTAAATAATCTATAATTCTAAATGAGTAATTTAAGTGAAAAAAGAGTAACAATTAAAAGAAAGTGCAATTTGATTAATGTCCTCATTGATGGAGGGGATGGAGCAATGAGGAGCGATAGCTGTGGTTTTTGATGTGATCTATCACATTGAGAGCATCCCCTTCAACTTCAAAAATGAATGTTGTTCAAACCCAAATTACGAGCCAAAGAAATAGCCAACAGGGCAGCAATTGTTTCAGCCCAAAAAGGATCTCCTAGCTTCTATTCTAGTCCAAGCATAGTGGAATTTAGCAACTTTTAAATCAACTAATTTCAATTCTAGTCCAACCCAAATAATTGGTTGATCTCTTGTGCTAGCTTGAGTGGTGTGGAGGGGATAAGAGTGGTGAGGGAGGGGCTTTTATTGAGCTTGTTTCTAGGGAACAAAGATTTGGTCACAAGAACAAGCTACAAAAAGCCAGAACAAAGGGGCCTCTTCAAGAGAGAGGTTTAGCCAAGTACTTGGAGATGGGTAGTCTATTTATTAGGTAGATTGGCCAAGAGGAGGAAAGCCAAATTGATTGGGTAAATGGGCACCGTGTGAATAGGTGGAAGGCTGTCTCAGATTCATGATTACACAGAATGCATGGTTGCTCAATTCATTGTATGTGTGCTGCTAGGTTGGCTTCAGTAGGAAGAAGATATCATGCTATCTTCCACAGCATCAACTTGAAACGTACACAAATTTTTGCATTCCATATAGATATCATGCTACAAACTTGCAAGTTGCAATTgactaaattttcttttttgccaaaattcaaattatatcaaGTTTGGGttaattgttttttcatttttatccttaaattttaacatttttgtcaaattagttATTTAGTCTATTATTGTCTATAAAATTGCTATTAAATCCAGTCAAGCAACATTGTATCACGTATATGAATTGTAAAAGACAATGGATTGAGAGACCAACTTGACAAGAATGTTAAAACTAAAGGACTaaaacgacaaaaaaaaaaaaaaaaaaaaaaattatggacaaAAAACTGACAATTCAGCCAAAGTTAAAGGATGTAATTTGGATTTCAATCTTACATTATTGTCTTATTAACCCTTTAAATTGGCTGTTTCTATTTTGatcatttatgtttaaaaatttttattttcatctcTCAAGTTTGATATCGTTTTCAAATATCATCCTCCAACCATCTATGTTAGTGATATCGTCATGACAACTAATCCAATCAAAATAAGCAAATATACATATTAACAAAACcaattattttctctctttttttccctttcatgtCATTGCCATCGGCCACATATCTCTCCAAAAAAACACCAGCCTTCCCACTTGTCAACCCACCCGAACTACTTATCCCCCCCTTTTCATAACCCACCCAATCTACTTATCAAATCAACCAAATACCCACTTCAAAACATACTCTACAAAATCATTTCCATACATTCATAAAACAATCAGacccaactaaaaaaaaaggacccCTACGAAGGCACCAGGTGGTAGGTTTATTGGTCTAAGATGTGATGTAAATTCGGAGGTTCAAATTCAGTTAGCTACACACTGGCCCAATGAGTTTTTGGGGTGTCTCATGGGCGTGGAATAGTTTGGTCAAATATTGGAACACTAGTTccttatatataaacaaatcttttaataaataaatagaaagggCTCATACCCTGCTACCATGAGACTATTTCGCTTATATGAGACCATGAAGTGTTTTGAGTGAAATAGAGAGCTTGTGGTGAAAAGAGATAAAGAAGATTGTGGTGAAACCATGAATGATTCAAAAATGATGGACAAATGTATTATCAAATGCAGACAAAGAGATCCTAGTCAAAGTAGTACTAGTAGCACAAATCATACCTATTAATGCAATGAGTATTTTCAAGCTGCCACTCTTGGCTGCGCTGTGGCCACATTATCAAAGCAAGGAGCATGAGCTCGTCTACTTTTCACATATCCCAGCGCAGCCATCAAATTTCTTCTCATTGATGTGGCAGGAAATGGAACATGACGATGCAGAGTTGGAGCTGTTTATAACACTGGCTTGGAAGTTGGAAACTATGGCAGAACAGAAATGGTAGAAAGACTGAAAGCACTTGAAACTCTACTGGCTACAGTATGGGCAGCACAAACAGCCACAACACATACAATCTGAGAGGTCTGCGAGGCATCGGACACCACCAAATGGAGTTCTACTCAAGTTATACGACAGTAATTGGAGCTATTATAAGGAATGAACAGGGCCTCCCTATTGCAGACTTCAGCTGAAAGGAGAGGCTAGTGTATGAAGAAGAGAAATCAGGATCCGAAAAACAGGTACTAGAGAGCGACTCACTCATCAGTCAAGGCGTTGCTGGCAATACGGTCCATGCCTCACGAAGATTGGCCATATTGCAGAAGATGCAAAGAAGCAGCTGGCACAACTAAGAAGATGGGATGTGCATCACGTTAAAAGGCAAGGAAACAAATTAAGTTGCCCATTATTTAGCTAGATATGcctaaaatatagaaaaattaaatgtttGGATTGAAGATGTGCCAACCTTTTTAGCCCCACACATTCACCATGATGTTTCACACATGattgaatgaatgaaaaatctGCGTTcattatccaaaataaattatttacatCCTATGAAAAGTAACAGCGTAACTACAAAATTCACTGCGTTGGAAGTGGAGAATTGAATCTAACAGGAAGCATTTCTCGATACAAAATGTTATATACATTTTCAGTAGTAAAAgcaaccttttcttttttcaattacaCATCAGTGGACTGACAGTTTGAAAACGTTGTAGTAGCCTCGATCCAGAATTATTGCTAATGCAACTCCATCAATTCAATTATAGACAGACAATGGAGGCCCTGTCCGAGACCAACTTCCATTATCATTTGATAATTATTACTGCAAATCTGAATTATATTCAAACTCTTCCCAATAAGCATTTGCATCCAGATGTTAATTTATGGCAGCTCAAGTATTGCAGTTCCAATCATAACTTCCACTTCCGAGCCTCAGCAAGCCATTCTTGTCAGCATGATGGAACAACTTCCTGCTTGTGCTTCCAAATTTAAGttccaaaaattcaaagaaaaatcaaccTTTAGCCACTGCAATTTATAGCATTCAATGGGAACCTGGCCATAACCTGAACATAACCCCATGTTCACTCACACTGCCCCCAGACAATCTCCTAATTCTCTGCCAGAAGTGCCTGCCCCTTCCTGTTCTCAAAGGACCTGTACTACAGTACCTCCTAAATGACCCAGATGCCTGTCTTTCCAATCTTGCCGATGAACTAAATAAATCTGATACCGATAGTCCTCTCTCAATATCAATTCCGGAATTAAAGTTAGGAACAAAGTAATCACTTGGCAAAGGATCTGGCAACTGTCCTGAGCCAGTAACAACACCAGCATCCATGTCAATTGACAAATCTTCTTGGCTTGAGCATCTTGAACCTATCTTTGCCTCATCACACTCATTACATACCAGTTTTAAGGCCTGAACAACCTCACCCATAAATGGACGGTGTGATACCTCTGGTTGTACACACATTGATGCAATGGCTGCTACTTTGGCAATGCTATCAAAAGGCACATCAGATCCTAGAGATGCATCTATCATTGTCTCCAAACCTTCTTTACTAGTGAGGAGCGGACGGGCCCATGCCACTAAATTCTCTTGGCCAGGTGGTTGCGACATATCTACTGGTTTTCTCCCAGTCAAAAGCTCAAGAAGGACAACTCCATAACTGTAAACATCACTTTTTACAAGAAGATGACCAGTCATCGCATACTCCGGGGCCACATACCTGGTAGTTATGAGGATGAAAGATTAatcaaaaatagagaagcacTAAAGCAATGCAGCAGAgctatgcaaaaaaatttagacaACAATAACTTCTGCTATATTTAGATATGGAATTGCTTTAAATAACAATGACCAATCAGGGAAGGGTGATAATAACCTAAATgctctttttttcctccaactTTCATAATTATTCTTCTAGAAGAAATAGCATGGAGTAGTAACTAGTAGGAAGTAGGGAAGAGTAAAGGGTGGATTTTGGCcctaaattttttacttttaacatTAGTTTaaactatcatttttatttttatttttatttttcacttggTTAGAAATACTAGATATGCTGCCCCACAGCTTGAACCTGCTCCCCACTCCTCAACTCCCAAGCACTTGGTGCTTGGGGAGGTACCAATCCGCCTTAGATGCGGTTGGTAGTTTAAGCTACCATTAAGATCTAGGTTTAATAAGACCTCACTGAAATTCTTGGAAACACCACTGACTGCATTTTAGGCCTATGGTTCCTCTGAAAGAAAAAACCACTGTCATAAATCAGTCATCATGACCTGTGACATGCATAATTTTCCAGAATGTTACTTAATAGTCAGCTCAGATGTGGGTATATTATCTTTGGGAGATAAGAGTGTCTATCTTCTCCATTCAAAGATATAActtatatctttaaaaaaaaaatggtcataCCCAAAAGTTCCCATGACACGTGTTGATATGTGTCTGTTTTCCTCATCCAAGGCAGTTCGAGCCAAACCAAAATCAGACACTTTTGGTGTAAAATCATGTTCCAACAAGATGTTGCTGGACTTGAAGTCCCTATGTATGACACGAGGGCTGGAATCCTCATGCAGATAAGCTAGACCACGAGCAGCGCCAAGTGCTATCTTCATGCGGGCAGCCCAATCAAGTGGAGAAGTTTCCTTGTCAACTCCTACAAGCaaagaaaattatcaaaaatataaacatttttACATAGAGTTTAACTATTATAAACAGCAGCTGAACTCCAAAGCAAGCCCGGATAGAGCAAAACAACTACCATGTAAATGAGATTCCACACTGCCATTTGGAATGAGTTCATAAACCAAGCTGCGAGCACGCTCCTCTGTACATATACCAATCAACTTGACTAAGTTACGATGATGAAGACGGCTAAGCATCTCAACTTCTGCTAAGAACTCCCGCCCTCCCTGCTGATCGTCTCTCTTTAAAACTTTGACAGCTACTTTGGTCCCATCTTCAAGAACACCACTGTAAACAAGGCCAAAGCCACCTTCCCCAAGTATTCTTGAAACATCAAAATTGTCAGTAGCTTTCTCTATATCGCTCATACTGAATGTCTTCGCAGATCCAGTATAAGGAGGAATACTGGATCCAAATGATAATGACGCAGAACTGGGCCCACTTCCCATCAAAGACCCAGCAAGCCCTGCAAAATATGTTCTTCTTTATATTAAAAGAGTAAAACCCTTGATTAAGCACGAAACCCCTGATTAAGTGATTTTGTAGGGGCCAAAATGGTTACACGTTAAAGAAATTTACATATAAGAGATGTCTTAATGCTTCATAAGTCTAAATACTCTAGGATTACCTAATAATTACTCTCAAAAAGTATTGGGAAAAGCTTATTTAGctttttactaaaatatttttgctaaaagtgtgttaaaatatacttttactttgaaaaagtgagaaaaaagtaagaaaaattgaGGTATTGAAAAGCAgcacataaaagctaaaaagcaaaaagttaaaagctagTCCCAAACACACGCAAATGTATTAGGTGGTTTTCTTCTGTTGGTATGGAGTACCACATGGTTGTACTCtaggagtacctaataattactCAACTTATACATGTTAGATTTGTGTAAAAGTCAATTAATTGAAAGCATTAAAGATTTAAAGCTGAAAGTATTTTCTGTCCAGAAGATAAAATAAACTTGCCAAGTCCAACCACTTTGAGCAACTAATTGGCTAATGTTATAACTGACGGCACCAGGTAATAGTATTCATAATTGGGATTACCTGATGGTTTGGTTAGAGGTGGCAAAGCATGTGCAGTTGGCACTGTTCCACAAACATTGTTTCTATGTTTGAAGAGCACCACCCAAGCAGCAGCAGAGCATAAGAACACCCCTACAAAAGCTGAAAGTGCAATAATAGCAATTACGCCACCACTAAGCCCATTATTGTGCCGCCCTTTCTGCACGTCGACCCCAAGAGGTTTATTTGTCCTTGCATTGCTAGTACCAGAATACGGACCACCATCTATTATAGTAATGCCTGAAGGTAAAGGTGGAGATGGGGGCAAACCTACAATTACAGGTGCAGTAATCTACATTAATTCCCAGTTAAAAATTattacacagagagagagaggaaagaaccTGAGTGTTACTATATACCAGGGTAGCGGACATATAGTACTTCATAGTCTCCAAAGTTGGAAGATTTTATAACAACTTGTTTATGCCAAAATCTCTGAAAAGTCAACATGGCTGTGGTACTATCAAACTTTTCGTCTAGGGGTACCAAGTCAATATTGACAATAGTCTTCTCTGCTTGCTGACTATCAGCATTGGCTCCAATAATGCGAACTTGACTTTGTTTCATAAAAACCCCAGCAGCAGTTTCTTTAGCCAGCTCTGAAACCAAAGGGAAGAAGGTATACAGATCAACACTCAGGAGCAGTCCAACTTGCATGGGCCAGACACAGCCACAGGGTGACCCAGGAGGAGTATTCGTATAGGGTTCTGTGCATATGGTTGATGAACAATCTACAAGGAAGGACATATATGTTACATTctattaaaaagaataatattattGGAACAAAAGAAGTGCAGAGACACTATTAACCATTAGTTATAGAAAATTAAGTTTATACATACCTTCATTTGGAGGTGGAGGTGGGAATGCTTTAAGTGGTGGCAGGACTGGCATCTTTGGACTCTTCGATCCAGAAGGCGAAACATTAGGGGGAAGAAGGGGCACTTGAGATTGCAAGCATAATCCATCAGGTAAGCTATTGACTTGACTATAACTGAACTGAGAAAGTtcaatcaataatatttaacGTATTAGGAATAAAGAATCTTGAGTTTTCCTTACTTTTGGTATGGCTGGATGCAGCTTTTGGAGGTGGAGAAGGAGCAGGTGAAACATTGCTCATTGGTGAAGGAAGGGGGACATGAGATCGGGAAACTGACCATGCATTAATGGATTAGAAGTTGAGACAACCTTATAGCTCACTGCTGAGTAGTTGGAATAAACATTCACTATTATGTTACCTGGCATCAGGGGAGGAGGAGCATAGTGTGTTTGTCTACTTCTCGGAAGCAAACCTGGAGACATGGCCGGACCTACATATAATAATGAAATGAAAAGCAACATgtgatgtcttttttttttctttttttcttttttttgtaagtaaaattAAGGTAATGATAGAAGCAACAACATACGATGTCTTTAATGTCAgagaatataataatatatcagATAAAGTATTTATGTACATCTTATAAAATGAGGTTGAAGGTGAAGATGCAGGAGAATGATACCCTTTATCTAATGGAGATTTAGGAAATAAAAGAGATGGCGCAGGAGCATAATCAGAATGCCTCATAGCTTTGTGTGTGGAAGGAGCCAAAGTTGGAAAAGAATCTTCCAATAAtattaacaattatattttaccaATCTAGCTGAAATATGCATTTACCTTGTGCTGGTGAATGGTCCACAGGGGGTAATGGCTTGAATGTTTCATGTGGAGGTGCAGCCTCTGGAATCCTATTCCTCTTTCCTCCTAGGATTGAAGGAGGAGTTGATGAAGGTGAGACATCAGGGTCTGCACTTCATGGGGGCCAACCAAATATAATATCAGTCAGATAAAGAGCTTTAACAACCATGGCAACTATATCATCAGAAAACAAATGGTTAAATTGGTTAAATGTATATATTGGCCCTCTTAGAGATATGGTCAGATTTTTAATACCTAAAACAGAAAATGATAAAATGGGGGCACGTGAGGTTGAAAGGAAATGGGATTCCATAATTCCAAAGAAAGCCttatcaaaaacaatttttgagtagaaccaaaaaaaaatcaagttgtgaaaaaatttgctGGTGTGTTATATCTTTAAGATTACAGCGTACATACAACTCAACCATCAAAGTCTTCTTGAAACAATTTTGAGTTGTcacagcattttttttttttttttttaatttctgtgTCATAGATATGTCATGATCACCTTATTTCTCTTGAACCTTGCTCATTGGTAAAGGAAAGGGGAAATGGGATTGGAAAGGGAAAGGATTCCATCCCATTTAAATCCTCCAATTTTCTCCAATTTTAATCTAGGTGTAAGACACATGGCATTTAAACAATTCAATGGTCTTAAAAAACTCATGTAAACcacataaaatcaaataatgCCATGTGCCTCATATCTAACAAAAATTGGAGGGAATTGGAGCATTTAAATGGGAGGGGATCTTATCCCGATTGTAAAACTGAGAATGCAGCAGTTGATTGGA
This DNA window, taken from Quercus robur chromosome 2, dhQueRobu3.1, whole genome shotgun sequence, encodes the following:
- the LOC126714221 gene encoding receptor-like serine/threonine-protein kinase ALE2 isoform X1 — its product is MGVVMLAMLQLMKLCVICFALAVQGSTDSNISPSPASFSLVPPIEGTPGPAYHRNSWRTSAPSSSSQPNGSDSHPPLASPPLTSAPLPGGIQGLVPSLSPSTPTVSSTPTVSPPYRTAPPPLTIQGHVPSIPPSHRKSWRTSAPSSSLQPNGSDSHPPLASPPLTSAPLPKGIQELVPSLSPSTPTVSSTPTVSPPYRTAPPPLTIQGHVPSIPPSPSPVKKTAASMPVAAPVATPRNLPQNSPVSQPGVPGTLSPSSHQSNAPDNKAPIPEPVTPVTVASPPRKVGQNPPAVHPNMPEITPSVLPVPVASPPSKLPQNSPVIHPVMPGESPSILPDPDVSPASTPPSSIGWKRNRIPEAAPPHETPKPLTPGDHSPAQAPSTHKDMIHSDYSPAPSILSPKSPLNKGYHSPAPPPTTSFYKHHHTRNKITSPAPASSYPVSPPTKKQQGPVVSPALPPIRGPKHYAPSPLKQDPDVSPSSTPPSILGGKRNRIPEAAPPHETFKPLPPVDHSPAQGPAMSPGLLPRSRQTHYAPPPLMPVSRSHVPLPSPMSNVSPAPSPPPKAASSHTKMPLLPPNVSPSGSKSPKMPVLPPLKAFPPPPPNEDCSSTICTEPYTNTPPGSPCGCVWPMQVGLLLSVDLYTFFPLVSELAKETAAGVFMKQSQVRIIGANADSQQAEKTIVNIDLVPLDEKFDSTTAMLTFQRFWHKQVVIKSSNFGDYEVLYVRYPGLPPSPPLPSGITIIDGGPYSGTSNARTNKPLGVDVQKGRHNNGLSGGVIAIIALSAFVGVFLCSAAAWVVLFKHRNNVCGTVPTAHALPPLTKPSGLAGSLMGSGPSSASLSFGSSIPPYTGSAKTFSMSDIEKATDNFDVSRILGEGGFGLVYSGVLEDGTKVAVKVLKRDDQQGGREFLAEVEMLSRLHHRNLVKLIGICTEERARSLVYELIPNGSVESHLHGVDKETSPLDWAARMKIALGAARGLAYLHEDSSPRVIHRDFKSSNILLEHDFTPKVSDFGLARTALDEENRHISTRVMGTFGYVAPEYAMTGHLLVKSDVYSYGVVLLELLTGRKPVDMSQPPGQENLVAWARPLLTSKEGLETMIDASLGSDVPFDSIAKVAAIASMCVQPEVSHRPFMGEVVQALKLVCNECDEAKIGSRCSSQEDLSIDMDAGVVTGSGQLPDPLPSDYFVPNFNSGIDIERGLSVSDLFSSSARLERQASGSFRRYCSTGPLRTGRGRHFWQRIRRLSGGSVSEHGVMFRLWPGSH
- the LOC126714221 gene encoding receptor-like serine/threonine-protein kinase ALE2 isoform X2, whose translation is MGVVMLAMLQLMKLCVICFALAVQGSTDSNISPSPASFSLVPPIEGTPGPAYHRNSWRTSAPSSSSQPNGSDSHPPLASPPLTSAPLPGGIQGLVPSLSPSTPTVSSTPTVSPPYRTAPPPLTIQGHVPSIPPSHRKSWRTSAPSSSLQPNGSDSHPPLASPPLTSAPLPKGIQELVPSLSPSTPTVSSTPTVSPPYRTAPPPLTIQGHVPSIPPSPSPVKKTAASMPVAAPVATPRNLPQNSPVSQPGVPGTLSPSSHQSNAPDNKAPIPEPVTPDPDVSPASTPPSSIGWKRNRIPEAAPPHETPKPLTPGDHSPAQAPSTHKDMIHSDYSPAPSILSPKSPLNKGYHSPAPPPTTSFYKHHHTRNKITSPAPASSYPVSPPTKKQQGPVVSPALPPIRGPKHYAPSPLKQDPDVSPSSTPPSILGGKRNRIPEAAPPHETFKPLPPVDHSPAQGPAMSPGLLPRSRQTHYAPPPLMPVSRSHVPLPSPMSNVSPAPSPPPKAASSHTKMPLLPPNVSPSGSKSPKMPVLPPLKAFPPPPPNEDCSSTICTEPYTNTPPGSPCGCVWPMQVGLLLSVDLYTFFPLVSELAKETAAGVFMKQSQVRIIGANADSQQAEKTIVNIDLVPLDEKFDSTTAMLTFQRFWHKQVVIKSSNFGDYEVLYVRYPGLPPSPPLPSGITIIDGGPYSGTSNARTNKPLGVDVQKGRHNNGLSGGVIAIIALSAFVGVFLCSAAAWVVLFKHRNNVCGTVPTAHALPPLTKPSGLAGSLMGSGPSSASLSFGSSIPPYTGSAKTFSMSDIEKATDNFDVSRILGEGGFGLVYSGVLEDGTKVAVKVLKRDDQQGGREFLAEVEMLSRLHHRNLVKLIGICTEERARSLVYELIPNGSVESHLHGVDKETSPLDWAARMKIALGAARGLAYLHEDSSPRVIHRDFKSSNILLEHDFTPKVSDFGLARTALDEENRHISTRVMGTFGYVAPEYAMTGHLLVKSDVYSYGVVLLELLTGRKPVDMSQPPGQENLVAWARPLLTSKEGLETMIDASLGSDVPFDSIAKVAAIASMCVQPEVSHRPFMGEVVQALKLVCNECDEAKIGSRCSSQEDLSIDMDAGVVTGSGQLPDPLPSDYFVPNFNSGIDIERGLSVSDLFSSSARLERQASGSFRRYCSTGPLRTGRGRHFWQRIRRLSGGSVSEHGVMFRLWPGSH